The Oncorhynchus tshawytscha isolate Ot180627B linkage group LG30, Otsh_v2.0, whole genome shotgun sequence genome includes a region encoding these proteins:
- the rcc1l gene encoding RCC1-like G exchanging factor-like protein isoform X1 → MKSVCGCHIEARFVNITHNHNSNTHRLRNTCKHNWGRSVPLASSSTGGTAHTAGGSEQNCYRVEMSLAYLRLCTQHRLALGARGYATHTSDRRSREQKDEGPVFQYVGKQSKPNHKVFVWGFSYTGALGIPSFVVPDSGRKKPRKYQLTPYRLETEQQISSAACGYGFTLLSSSTKDLTKVWGMGLNRDSQLGFQRTQQDRYKSYDYVLEPSPVPLPLARPQQTRVLQVACGRAHSLVLTDSEGVFSLGNNAYGQCGRKMVEDEVYSASHIIHKMEGFDSPVTQVVCGQDHSLFLTETGKVYACGWGADGQTGLGHHNMCARPVAVGGDLAGVRVQQVTTYGDCSMAVSQDGQLYGWGNSEYLQLSSVTEATQINSPRLLPFEGVGKVTQVACGGTQVAILNERGKVFVWGYGILGKGPNLSESQTPELVPPTLFGRSEFNPAVTVSRIHCGLNHFAAVTDRGELFVWGKNVRGCLGIGKKEDQYFPWRVTVPGHVVDVACGVDHMVALVKSVI, encoded by the exons ATGAAATCAGTATGTGGGTGTCACATTGAAGCTCGTTTCGTGAATATTACACATAACCATAACAG TAACACACATCGCTTGCGGAACACCTGTAAGCATAACTGGGGGAGAAGTGTACCGTTAGCTAGTTCATCAACTGGAGGCACGGCACACACTGCTGGTGGATCTGAgcaaaactgctaca GGGTGGAGATGTCATTGGCGTACCTTCGATTGTGTACCCAACACAGGTTAGCACTCGGAGCTCGGGGATATGCGACCCACACCAGTGACCGCAGGTCTCGGGAGCAAAAGGATGAGGGTCCAGTGTTTCAGTATGTTGGGAAGCAGAGTAAGCCCAACCACAAGGTGTTTGTATGGGGGTTTAGTTACACTGGAGCCCTGGGCATCCCCAGCTTTGTGGTTCCAGACAGTGGCAGGAAAAAGCCTAGGAAATACCAGCTCACTCCTTACCGTCTGGAGACAGAGCAGCAG atCTCCTCTGCAGCCTGTGGGTACGgctttaccctcctctcctcttccaccaAGGACCTCACCAAGGTGTGGGGCATGGGCCTCAACAGAGACTCACAGCTGGGCTTCCAACGCACCCAACAAGACCGCT ATAAGAGCTATGACTATGTACTGGAGCCCTCTCCGGTGCCTCTCCCCCTGGCCAGGCCCCAGCAGACCAGGGTGCTGCAGGTGGCATGTGGCCGTGCCCACTCCCTGGTGCTCACCGACTCAGAGGGAG TGTTCAGTCTGGGAAACAATGCCTATGGCCAGTGTGGGAGGAAGATGGTTGAAGATGAAGTCTACAG TGCCAGTCACATCATTCACAAGATGGAAGGCTTTGACAGCCCAGTGACTCAG GTGGTGTGTGGGCAGGACCACAGTCTGTTCCTGACTGAGACGGGCAAGGTATATGCCTGTGGCTGGGgggcagacggacagacag gtCTGGGCCACCACAACATGTGTGCCAGGCCGGTGGCTGTAGGAGGGGACCTGGCTGGTGTGAGAGTGCAGCAGGTGACCACCTACGGAGACTGCAGCATGGCCGTGTCCCAGGACGGCCAGCTCTATGGCTGGGGCAACTCTGAGTACCTCCAACTCTCCTCGGTCACTGAGGCCACCCAG aTTAACTCCCCTCGACTCCTTCCTTTTGAAGGGGTGGGCAAAGTGACCCAGGTGGCCTGTGGAGGCACACAGGTGGCCATTCTGAACG agagagggaaggtgtttGTATGGGGATATGGCATTCTTGGAAAGGGCCCTAATCTCTCTGAATCCCAAACCCCTGAGCTGGTCCCTCCTACACTGTTCGGCCGCTCAGAGTTTAACCCTGCGGTGACCGTGAGCCGCATCCACTGTGGACTGAACCATTTTGCTGCTGTCACAG ATCGTGGGGAGCTCTTTGTTTGGGGGAAGAATGTGAGAGGTTGTCTTGGTATTGGAAAAAAAGAGGACCAGTACTTCCCATGGCGG GTGACTGTGCCAGGTCATGTGGTGGATGTAGCGTGTGGGGTGGACCACATGGTGGCGCTGGTCAAGTCTGTCATCTGA
- the rcc1l gene encoding RCC1-like G exchanging factor-like protein isoform X2: protein MSLAYLRLCTQHRLALGARGYATHTSDRRSREQKDEGPVFQYVGKQSKPNHKVFVWGFSYTGALGIPSFVVPDSGRKKPRKYQLTPYRLETEQQISSAACGYGFTLLSSSTKDLTKVWGMGLNRDSQLGFQRTQQDRYKSYDYVLEPSPVPLPLARPQQTRVLQVACGRAHSLVLTDSEGVFSLGNNAYGQCGRKMVEDEVYSASHIIHKMEGFDSPVTQVVCGQDHSLFLTETGKVYACGWGADGQTGLGHHNMCARPVAVGGDLAGVRVQQVTTYGDCSMAVSQDGQLYGWGNSEYLQLSSVTEATQINSPRLLPFEGVGKVTQVACGGTQVAILNERGKVFVWGYGILGKGPNLSESQTPELVPPTLFGRSEFNPAVTVSRIHCGLNHFAAVTDRGELFVWGKNVRGCLGIGKKEDQYFPWRVTVPGHVVDVACGVDHMVALVKSVI from the exons ATGTCATTGGCGTACCTTCGATTGTGTACCCAACACAGGTTAGCACTCGGAGCTCGGGGATATGCGACCCACACCAGTGACCGCAGGTCTCGGGAGCAAAAGGATGAGGGTCCAGTGTTTCAGTATGTTGGGAAGCAGAGTAAGCCCAACCACAAGGTGTTTGTATGGGGGTTTAGTTACACTGGAGCCCTGGGCATCCCCAGCTTTGTGGTTCCAGACAGTGGCAGGAAAAAGCCTAGGAAATACCAGCTCACTCCTTACCGTCTGGAGACAGAGCAGCAG atCTCCTCTGCAGCCTGTGGGTACGgctttaccctcctctcctcttccaccaAGGACCTCACCAAGGTGTGGGGCATGGGCCTCAACAGAGACTCACAGCTGGGCTTCCAACGCACCCAACAAGACCGCT ATAAGAGCTATGACTATGTACTGGAGCCCTCTCCGGTGCCTCTCCCCCTGGCCAGGCCCCAGCAGACCAGGGTGCTGCAGGTGGCATGTGGCCGTGCCCACTCCCTGGTGCTCACCGACTCAGAGGGAG TGTTCAGTCTGGGAAACAATGCCTATGGCCAGTGTGGGAGGAAGATGGTTGAAGATGAAGTCTACAG TGCCAGTCACATCATTCACAAGATGGAAGGCTTTGACAGCCCAGTGACTCAG GTGGTGTGTGGGCAGGACCACAGTCTGTTCCTGACTGAGACGGGCAAGGTATATGCCTGTGGCTGGGgggcagacggacagacag gtCTGGGCCACCACAACATGTGTGCCAGGCCGGTGGCTGTAGGAGGGGACCTGGCTGGTGTGAGAGTGCAGCAGGTGACCACCTACGGAGACTGCAGCATGGCCGTGTCCCAGGACGGCCAGCTCTATGGCTGGGGCAACTCTGAGTACCTCCAACTCTCCTCGGTCACTGAGGCCACCCAG aTTAACTCCCCTCGACTCCTTCCTTTTGAAGGGGTGGGCAAAGTGACCCAGGTGGCCTGTGGAGGCACACAGGTGGCCATTCTGAACG agagagggaaggtgtttGTATGGGGATATGGCATTCTTGGAAAGGGCCCTAATCTCTCTGAATCCCAAACCCCTGAGCTGGTCCCTCCTACACTGTTCGGCCGCTCAGAGTTTAACCCTGCGGTGACCGTGAGCCGCATCCACTGTGGACTGAACCATTTTGCTGCTGTCACAG ATCGTGGGGAGCTCTTTGTTTGGGGGAAGAATGTGAGAGGTTGTCTTGGTATTGGAAAAAAAGAGGACCAGTACTTCCCATGGCGG GTGACTGTGCCAGGTCATGTGGTGGATGTAGCGTGTGGGGTGGACCACATGGTGGCGCTGGTCAAGTCTGTCATCTGA
- the rcc1l gene encoding RCC1-like G exchanging factor-like protein isoform X3: MLISSAACGYGFTLLSSSTKDLTKVWGMGLNRDSQLGFQRTQQDRYKSYDYVLEPSPVPLPLARPQQTRVLQVACGRAHSLVLTDSEGVFSLGNNAYGQCGRKMVEDEVYSASHIIHKMEGFDSPVTQVVCGQDHSLFLTETGKVYACGWGADGQTGLGHHNMCARPVAVGGDLAGVRVQQVTTYGDCSMAVSQDGQLYGWGNSEYLQLSSVTEATQINSPRLLPFEGVGKVTQVACGGTQVAILNERGKVFVWGYGILGKGPNLSESQTPELVPPTLFGRSEFNPAVTVSRIHCGLNHFAAVTDRGELFVWGKNVRGCLGIGKKEDQYFPWRVTVPGHVVDVACGVDHMVALVKSVI; the protein is encoded by the exons atgttg atCTCCTCTGCAGCCTGTGGGTACGgctttaccctcctctcctcttccaccaAGGACCTCACCAAGGTGTGGGGCATGGGCCTCAACAGAGACTCACAGCTGGGCTTCCAACGCACCCAACAAGACCGCT ATAAGAGCTATGACTATGTACTGGAGCCCTCTCCGGTGCCTCTCCCCCTGGCCAGGCCCCAGCAGACCAGGGTGCTGCAGGTGGCATGTGGCCGTGCCCACTCCCTGGTGCTCACCGACTCAGAGGGAG TGTTCAGTCTGGGAAACAATGCCTATGGCCAGTGTGGGAGGAAGATGGTTGAAGATGAAGTCTACAG TGCCAGTCACATCATTCACAAGATGGAAGGCTTTGACAGCCCAGTGACTCAG GTGGTGTGTGGGCAGGACCACAGTCTGTTCCTGACTGAGACGGGCAAGGTATATGCCTGTGGCTGGGgggcagacggacagacag gtCTGGGCCACCACAACATGTGTGCCAGGCCGGTGGCTGTAGGAGGGGACCTGGCTGGTGTGAGAGTGCAGCAGGTGACCACCTACGGAGACTGCAGCATGGCCGTGTCCCAGGACGGCCAGCTCTATGGCTGGGGCAACTCTGAGTACCTCCAACTCTCCTCGGTCACTGAGGCCACCCAG aTTAACTCCCCTCGACTCCTTCCTTTTGAAGGGGTGGGCAAAGTGACCCAGGTGGCCTGTGGAGGCACACAGGTGGCCATTCTGAACG agagagggaaggtgtttGTATGGGGATATGGCATTCTTGGAAAGGGCCCTAATCTCTCTGAATCCCAAACCCCTGAGCTGGTCCCTCCTACACTGTTCGGCCGCTCAGAGTTTAACCCTGCGGTGACCGTGAGCCGCATCCACTGTGGACTGAACCATTTTGCTGCTGTCACAG ATCGTGGGGAGCTCTTTGTTTGGGGGAAGAATGTGAGAGGTTGTCTTGGTATTGGAAAAAAAGAGGACCAGTACTTCCCATGGCGG GTGACTGTGCCAGGTCATGTGGTGGATGTAGCGTGTGGGGTGGACCACATGGTGGCGCTGGTCAAGTCTGTCATCTGA